From the Magnetospirillum sp. WYHS-4 genome, one window contains:
- a CDS encoding glycosyltransferase family 2 protein, whose product MKLAVVIPCFREKAHILDVLERIGPEVDHILVVDDACPDGTGAFVRESCRDPRVEVLVHERNQGVGGATLTGYQRALDLGAEAMVKLDGDGQMDPALIGAIAAPVLKGRADYAKGNRFHDLAGLEQMPGYRIFGNLALSFATKLSSGYWDVFDPTNGFTAIHAAAARRLPFDKISRSYFFESDMLFRLYLARAVVEDVPMAARYGTETSHIRLGRTLAEFAAKHVRNIMKRIFYSYFLRDFNIASIELVLGKLLFLFGLAYGGFRWWQSEATGIPATAGTVLLAGLPVILGTQMLLGFLDYDTRNIPRRPLQSL is encoded by the coding sequence ATGAAACTTGCCGTCGTCATCCCTTGCTTCCGCGAGAAGGCCCATATCCTCGATGTGCTGGAGCGCATCGGGCCGGAAGTCGACCATATCCTGGTCGTCGACGACGCCTGCCCCGACGGCACCGGAGCCTTCGTGCGCGAGTCCTGCCGCGATCCGCGCGTCGAGGTCCTTGTTCACGAACGCAACCAGGGGGTCGGCGGGGCGACGCTGACCGGCTACCAGCGGGCCCTGGATCTGGGTGCCGAAGCGATGGTCAAGCTGGACGGCGACGGCCAGATGGACCCGGCCCTGATCGGCGCCATCGCGGCGCCGGTGCTGAAGGGCCGCGCCGACTACGCCAAGGGCAACCGCTTCCACGACTTGGCCGGCCTGGAACAGATGCCCGGCTACCGAATCTTCGGCAATCTGGCCCTGTCCTTCGCCACCAAGCTGTCCAGCGGCTACTGGGACGTCTTCGATCCCACCAACGGCTTCACCGCCATCCACGCCGCCGCCGCCCGCCGCCTGCCCTTCGACAAGATCAGCCGGTCCTATTTCTTCGAATCGGACATGCTGTTCCGGCTCTATCTGGCCCGCGCGGTGGTGGAAGACGTGCCGATGGCGGCCCGCTACGGCACCGAGACCAGCCACATCCGCCTGGGTCGCACGCTGGCGGAATTCGCCGCCAAGCATGTCCGCAACATCATGAAGCGGATCTTCTATTCCTACTTCCTGCGCGACTTCAACATCGCCTCCATCGAACTGGTGCTGGGCAAGCTGCTGTTCCTGTTCGGCTTGGCCTACGGCGGTTTCCGCTGGTGGCAGAGCGAGGCGACCGGCATCCCGGCCACCGCCGGCACGGTCCTGCTGGCCGGCCTGCCGGTGATCCTGGGCACCCAGATGCTGCTGGGCTTCCTCGACTACGACACCCGCAACATCCCAAGACGGCCGCTGCAGTCCCTGTAG
- the mutS gene encoding DNA mismatch repair protein MutS, which translates to MMAQYLAVKRDYPDALLFYRMGDFYELFFDDAAKASAALDIALTKRGRHLGEDIPMCGVPVKSHEAYLSRLIRRGFRVAVCEQMEDPEEARKRGAKSVVRRDVIRVITAGTLTEDSLLDARRHNYLAALAEVRGDLAAAWIDVSTGDFQTQATDRASLAALLARVGPGELLVPDVLLSKPDLADLFRDWRDRLTPQPAARFDSENGRRRLETLFQVKVLDAFGDFGRAELGAAGALVDYIELTQKGRLPRLNAPRRLALGAVMEIDAATRRNLELTETLSGGLKGSLLATLDRTVTGGGARLLASHLGAPLTDPAAIDRRLDMVQFFVERERLRSGLREMLARCPDIERALSRLTLGRGGPRDLAAMRDGLGLTGRLRLHLYSEGFGGLPQGLEATLEALGQHDALVERLTGALGPDLPLLARDGGFIAPEYSPRLDELRTFRDESVRVIAGMQARYAERTGIATLRIKHNNVLGYFIEVPAKQADKMPCGPGDPFIHRQTMAGAMRFNTVELGELEGKMASAAGQALALEEDLFRELVSEAIGRADAVAAAARALAALDLAAALAELAVERRHVRPTVDSSRDFHIVGGRHPVVEAALEETGSGAFVANGCTLNPDGRLWLLTGPNMAGKSTFLRQNALIALMAQMGAFVPAESARIGVVDRLFSRVGAADDLARGRSTFMVEMVETATILNQAGERALVILDEIGRGTATFDGLSIAWAVVEHLAQANRCRALFATHYHELTHLAARLDGLACHTMRVKEWQGEVVFLHEVAPGAADRSYGIHVARLAGLPKAAVDRAEEVLATLEQGDSSGAVARLADDLPLFAAARAAPPPAAPPKPSPAEEALRALNPDDLSPREALEALYRLKGLLCRQVTPPQACGARRDA; encoded by the coding sequence ATGATGGCCCAATACCTGGCCGTCAAGCGGGATTATCCCGACGCGCTGCTGTTCTACCGCATGGGGGACTTCTACGAACTGTTCTTCGACGACGCGGCCAAGGCGTCGGCGGCGTTGGACATCGCGCTGACCAAGCGCGGCCGGCACCTGGGCGAGGACATCCCCATGTGCGGGGTGCCGGTGAAAAGCCACGAGGCCTATCTGTCGCGCTTGATCCGCCGGGGTTTCCGGGTGGCGGTCTGCGAGCAGATGGAAGACCCCGAGGAGGCCCGCAAGCGGGGCGCCAAGTCCGTGGTCAGGCGCGACGTCATCCGGGTCATCACGGCGGGCACGCTGACCGAGGACAGCCTGCTGGATGCGCGGCGCCACAACTATCTGGCCGCCTTGGCCGAAGTTCGGGGCGACTTGGCGGCAGCCTGGATCGACGTCTCCACCGGCGACTTCCAGACCCAGGCCACCGACCGCGCTTCCCTGGCCGCCCTGCTGGCCCGGGTGGGGCCGGGCGAGCTTCTGGTCCCCGACGTCCTGTTGTCGAAACCCGACTTGGCGGACCTGTTCCGCGACTGGCGCGACCGCCTGACCCCCCAGCCTGCCGCCCGGTTCGATTCGGAGAACGGGCGCCGACGGCTGGAGACCCTTTTCCAGGTCAAGGTGCTGGATGCCTTCGGCGACTTCGGGCGGGCCGAACTGGGCGCCGCCGGGGCCCTGGTCGACTATATCGAACTGACCCAGAAAGGCCGCCTGCCGCGCCTGAATGCGCCGCGCCGCCTCGCCCTGGGGGCGGTGATGGAAATCGACGCCGCCACGCGGCGCAACCTGGAACTGACCGAGACCCTGTCCGGTGGACTCAAGGGCAGCCTGCTGGCCACTCTCGACCGCACCGTCACCGGGGGCGGAGCGCGGCTTCTGGCGTCCCACCTGGGGGCGCCGCTGACCGATCCGGCGGCCATCGACCGCCGCCTCGACATGGTCCAGTTCTTCGTGGAACGGGAACGTCTGCGTTCGGGGCTGCGCGAGATGTTGGCCCGCTGCCCGGATATCGAACGTGCCCTGTCGCGTCTGACCCTGGGGCGCGGCGGCCCGCGCGACCTGGCGGCCATGCGCGACGGCCTGGGGCTTACCGGAAGGCTGCGCCTGCATCTCTATTCGGAAGGCTTCGGGGGCCTGCCGCAAGGCCTGGAGGCGACCTTGGAGGCTCTGGGCCAGCACGACGCCCTGGTCGAGCGCCTGACCGGTGCCCTGGGGCCCGATCTGCCCCTGCTGGCCCGCGACGGGGGCTTCATCGCGCCCGAATATTCGCCGCGCCTGGACGAGTTGCGCACCTTCCGCGACGAAAGCGTCCGGGTCATCGCCGGCATGCAGGCCCGCTATGCGGAACGGACCGGCATCGCCACCTTGCGCATCAAGCACAACAACGTGCTGGGCTATTTCATCGAGGTGCCGGCCAAGCAGGCGGACAAGATGCCCTGCGGTCCGGGCGATCCCTTCATCCACCGCCAGACCATGGCCGGTGCCATGCGCTTCAACACGGTGGAACTGGGCGAGTTGGAAGGGAAGATGGCCAGCGCCGCCGGGCAAGCCTTGGCCTTGGAGGAGGACCTGTTCCGCGAACTGGTGAGCGAGGCGATCGGGCGGGCGGACGCGGTGGCGGCGGCAGCCCGCGCCCTGGCCGCTCTCGACCTGGCGGCAGCCCTGGCGGAACTGGCGGTGGAACGGCGCCACGTGCGTCCGACGGTCGATTCCAGCCGCGATTTCCACATCGTCGGCGGCCGCCATCCGGTGGTCGAGGCGGCGCTGGAGGAAACCGGGTCCGGCGCCTTCGTCGCCAACGGCTGTACCTTGAACCCGGACGGCCGGCTGTGGCTGCTCACCGGCCCCAACATGGCGGGCAAGAGTACCTTTTTGCGTCAGAACGCCCTGATCGCCCTGATGGCGCAGATGGGCGCCTTCGTGCCGGCGGAAAGCGCCCGCATCGGGGTGGTGGACCGGCTGTTCTCGCGGGTCGGCGCCGCCGACGACCTGGCGCGCGGGCGGTCGACCTTCATGGTCGAGATGGTGGAAACGGCGACCATCCTCAACCAGGCGGGTGAACGGGCCCTGGTGATCCTGGACGAGATCGGACGCGGCACCGCCACCTTCGACGGCCTGTCCATCGCCTGGGCGGTGGTCGAGCATCTGGCCCAGGCGAACCGTTGCCGGGCCCTGTTCGCCACCCACTATCACGAACTCACCCACCTGGCCGCCCGCCTGGACGGGCTGGCCTGCCACACCATGCGGGTCAAGGAATGGCAGGGCGAGGTGGTGTTCCTGCACGAAGTGGCGCCGGGCGCCGCCGACCGGTCCTACGGCATCCACGTGGCGCGCCTGGCCGGCCTGCCCAAGGCGGCGGTGGACCGGGCGGAGGAAGTGCTGGCGACCTTGGAACAGGGCGATTCCTCGGGCGCGGTGGCGCGTCTGGCCGACGATCTGCCCCTGTTCGCCGCCGCCCGCGCCGCCCCCCCGCCCGCGGCACCACCCAAGCCGTCGCCAGCCGAGGAAGCCCTCCGGGCGCTCAACCCCGACGACCTCAGTCCCCGCGAGGCGCTGGAGGCGCTGTACCGGCTGAAGGGGCTGCTCTGTAGGCAGGTTACTCCGCCGCAGGCTTGCGGGGCTCGTAGGGATGCATGA
- a CDS encoding NADP-dependent malic enzyme, with protein MDDDKPSAVLARESLRLHASGRPGKIEIHPTKPLTTQRDLSLAYSPGVAAPCLEIEKDPSTAYDYTAKGNLVAVISNGTAVLGLGDLGALAGKPVMEGKAVLFKRFADVDAIDLEVDTRDVDEFVNCVRFLGPTFGGINLEDIKAPECFIIEQRLRELMDIPVFHDDQHGTAIITLAGVINACDLTGRDPGDLKLVVNGAGAAAIACVELIKRHGVRHENVTLCDTKGVVYQGRTEGMNQWKSAHAIATKARTLIEAMEGADMFLGLSVKGAVTPEMVAGMASKPIVFACANPDPEILPEDVKAVRPEAIVATGRSDYPNQINNVLGFPYIFRGALDVRARTINDEMKLAAARAIAELARQDVPDEVGAAYSGGHLRYGPEYLIPAPFDPRLITAVPLAVARAAMDSGIARRPVMDMGAYAAELSARLDPTVGSLNAILQEVQANPQRVVFAEGEEEKTVRAAVAFLNAGYGTPVLVGEEDRIAQAMERLGFTGVEGIEIHNARLDTDTRDYIDYLYGRLQRKGYLLRDCQRMVNRGRNFFAACMVALGKADAMVTGLTRTYHTALDEITKALDPKPGARVIFGLSMLFSHGRTVFVADTAVHALPDSRQLAAIAHQAAAEVRRLGHEPRVALVSFSNFGQVMPDRVKTIHEAVRILDASEADFEYDGEMNAEVALSHELMAEAYPFSRLSGPANVLVMPGLNSATLSAQLVQILGGATVIGPLLIGLSKPAQIVTMGATVSNMVTMAALAAHEAAAKRR; from the coding sequence ATGGACGACGACAAACCGAGCGCCGTGCTGGCGCGGGAATCCTTGCGCCTGCATGCCTCGGGCCGGCCCGGCAAGATCGAGATCCATCCCACCAAGCCGCTCACCACCCAGCGCGACCTGTCGCTCGCCTATTCGCCGGGCGTCGCCGCGCCCTGCCTGGAAATCGAAAAGGACCCGTCCACCGCCTACGACTACACCGCCAAGGGCAACCTGGTGGCCGTCATCTCCAACGGCACGGCGGTGCTGGGTTTGGGCGACCTGGGAGCACTGGCGGGCAAGCCGGTGATGGAAGGCAAGGCGGTGCTGTTCAAGCGCTTCGCCGACGTGGACGCCATCGACCTGGAGGTCGATACCCGCGACGTGGACGAATTCGTCAACTGCGTGCGCTTCCTGGGCCCCACCTTCGGCGGCATCAACCTGGAAGACATCAAGGCCCCGGAATGCTTCATCATCGAGCAGCGCCTGCGCGAGTTGATGGATATTCCGGTCTTCCACGACGACCAGCACGGCACGGCGATCATCACGCTGGCCGGCGTCATCAACGCCTGCGACCTGACGGGGCGCGACCCGGGCGACCTCAAGCTGGTGGTCAACGGGGCCGGCGCGGCGGCCATCGCCTGCGTCGAACTGATAAAGCGCCACGGCGTCCGCCACGAGAACGTCACCCTCTGCGATACCAAGGGCGTGGTCTACCAGGGGCGCACCGAGGGCATGAACCAGTGGAAGTCGGCCCATGCCATCGCGACCAAGGCCCGGACCCTGATCGAGGCCATGGAAGGCGCCGACATGTTCCTCGGCCTCTCGGTCAAGGGCGCGGTGACGCCCGAGATGGTCGCCGGCATGGCGTCCAAGCCCATCGTTTTCGCCTGTGCCAATCCGGACCCTGAAATCCTGCCGGAAGACGTCAAGGCGGTGCGGCCCGAGGCCATCGTGGCTACCGGCAGGTCAGATTATCCCAACCAGATCAACAACGTACTGGGCTTTCCCTACATTTTCCGGGGCGCGCTGGACGTGCGGGCCCGCACCATCAACGACGAGATGAAGCTGGCGGCCGCCCGTGCCATCGCCGAACTGGCCCGCCAGGACGTGCCCGACGAGGTGGGCGCCGCCTATTCGGGCGGCCATCTGCGTTACGGTCCAGAATACCTGATTCCCGCCCCCTTCGATCCGCGCCTGATCACCGCCGTGCCGTTGGCGGTGGCGCGGGCCGCCATGGATTCCGGCATCGCCCGGCGGCCGGTCATGGACATGGGGGCCTACGCCGCCGAGTTGTCGGCCCGACTCGATCCCACGGTAGGCAGCCTGAACGCCATCCTGCAGGAAGTGCAGGCCAACCCGCAGCGTGTCGTTTTCGCCGAAGGCGAGGAGGAAAAGACCGTCCGCGCCGCCGTGGCCTTCCTGAACGCCGGCTACGGCACGCCGGTTTTGGTGGGCGAGGAGGACCGCATCGCCCAGGCCATGGAACGCCTGGGCTTCACCGGCGTGGAGGGTATCGAGATCCATAACGCCCGCCTGGACACCGATACCCGTGACTACATCGACTATCTGTACGGCCGCCTGCAGCGCAAGGGCTACCTGTTGCGCGACTGCCAGCGGATGGTCAACCGGGGCCGCAACTTCTTCGCCGCCTGCATGGTGGCGCTGGGCAAGGCCGACGCCATGGTCACCGGCCTGACCCGCACCTACCATACGGCGCTGGACGAAATCACCAAGGCCCTGGACCCCAAGCCGGGGGCGCGGGTGATTTTCGGCCTGTCCATGCTGTTCTCGCACGGGCGGACGGTGTTCGTCGCCGATACAGCGGTGCATGCGCTGCCCGATTCGCGCCAGTTGGCCGCCATCGCCCACCAGGCGGCGGCCGAGGTGCGGCGCCTGGGCCACGAACCGCGGGTGGCCCTGGTCTCGTTCTCCAACTTCGGCCAGGTGATGCCCGACCGGGTGAAGACCATCCACGAGGCGGTGCGCATCCTGGACGCCTCGGAAGCCGACTTCGAATACGACGGCGAAATGAACGCCGAGGTCGCGCTCAGCCACGAACTGATGGCCGAGGCCTACCCCTTCAGCCGCCTGTCGGGACCGGCCAACGTGCTGGTCATGCCGGGCCTGAATTCGGCGACGCTGTCGGCGCAACTGGTGCAGATCCTGGGCGGGGCGACGGTGATCGGCCCGTTGCTGATCGGGCTGTCGAAGCCGGCCCAGATCGTCACCATGGGCGCCACGGTCTCCAACATGGTGACCATGGCCGCCCTGGCCGCCCACGAGGCGGCGGCCAAGCGGCGGTAG
- the ppa gene encoding inorganic diphosphatase, with the protein MDISKIPVGKNPPYDVNVVIEIPVGGSPVKYELDKKSGAMFVDRFLHTAMYYPFNYGFIPHTLSEDGDPIDAAVLGNVPVAPGVVIRSRPIGVLLMEDEAGLDEKMLCVPVDDLHPYYANVASYRDLPAILLEQIAHFFGHYKDLEKGKWVQVKRWGEKEEALDLIREGVRRAGGTMVENPGRDNEVVGDPAKKDKKSKKKK; encoded by the coding sequence ATGGATATTTCCAAGATCCCGGTGGGCAAGAACCCGCCGTACGATGTCAACGTGGTTATCGAGATCCCGGTGGGCGGCAGCCCGGTCAAGTACGAACTGGACAAGAAGTCGGGCGCCATGTTCGTCGACCGCTTCCTGCACACGGCGATGTACTACCCGTTCAACTACGGTTTCATCCCCCACACTTTGTCGGAAGACGGCGATCCCATCGACGCCGCGGTGCTGGGCAACGTGCCGGTGGCGCCCGGCGTCGTCATCCGCTCGCGGCCCATCGGGGTACTGTTGATGGAAGACGAAGCCGGCCTGGACGAGAAAATGCTCTGCGTCCCCGTCGACGACCTGCATCCCTACTACGCCAACGTCGCTTCCTACCGTGACCTGCCGGCCATCCTGCTGGAACAGATCGCCCACTTCTTCGGCCACTACAAAGACCTGGAAAAGGGCAAGTGGGTCCAGGTCAAGCGCTGGGGCGAAAAGGAAGAGGCCCTGGACCTGATCCGCGAAGGCGTCCGGCGCGCCGGCGGCACCATGGTGGAGAATCCCGGCCGTGACAACGAGGTGGTCGGCGATCCCGCCAAGAAGGACAAGAAGTCCAAGAAGAAGAAATAG
- a CDS encoding YkgJ family cysteine cluster protein → MAERHFTCTACGKCCYGWLPLTLDEALVHAGRFPLVLVWTPLRQGARAFSLTARLGTTVRLGKRKEFAVGVVPTSYIPPALACPALTTDGLCAIQDVKPTRCRTMPFSAYREEADQRDLLVPRPGWDCDVSAAAPVAYRDKEIVSRQDFDRERKALLDQAPILRRYADWLLAASPPLMENLLKMAAKPAGGHVIVNFATLLPHLPKVDMGDFTAKQAPLMVEFAARTAGIAALTDYHRRYRECAAELGAR, encoded by the coding sequence ATGGCGGAACGGCATTTTACCTGCACGGCCTGCGGCAAGTGCTGTTACGGCTGGCTGCCCCTGACTCTCGACGAAGCCCTGGTCCACGCAGGCCGCTTTCCTCTCGTGCTCGTCTGGACGCCCCTGCGTCAAGGGGCGCGGGCGTTCTCCCTGACCGCGCGACTGGGAACCACCGTTCGGCTGGGCAAGAGGAAGGAGTTTGCCGTCGGCGTCGTGCCGACCTCCTATATTCCGCCGGCGCTGGCCTGTCCCGCCCTGACGACGGACGGGCTTTGTGCCATCCAGGATGTCAAACCCACGCGCTGCCGCACCATGCCCTTTTCGGCTTACCGGGAAGAAGCCGACCAAAGGGACCTGCTGGTTCCCCGGCCCGGCTGGGACTGCGACGTCTCAGCCGCCGCTCCGGTGGCTTATCGTGACAAGGAAATCGTGTCCCGTCAGGACTTCGACCGGGAGCGCAAGGCGCTATTGGATCAGGCCCCGATCTTAAGGCGCTATGCCGATTGGCTTTTGGCCGCCAGTCCGCCGCTGATGGAGAATCTCCTGAAGATGGCAGCCAAACCGGCCGGAGGGCACGTGATCGTCAATTTCGCCACGCTGCTTCCCCACCTTCCCAAGGTCGATATGGGCGACTTCACGGCGAAGCAGGCTCCCCTGATGGTGGAATTCGCGGCCCGGACGGCCGGTATCGCCGCCCTGACCGACTACCATCGCCGCTACCGGGAATGCGCTGCCGAGCTGGGTGCCCGGTAA
- a CDS encoding YchJ family protein, whose amino-acid sequence MTTISCPCGSGQGFDTCCGPLIAGAPAPTAEALMRSRYSAFVHRTFDYLERTHAPEIQGDFSRSAAESLADQVEWLGLEIRGVEGGGPDDQTGAVEFAARFSRQGQEQIHHELASFRREQGIWVYVDGKMNPKPPPRHVVKVGRNDPCPCGSGKKYKKCCGT is encoded by the coding sequence ATGACGACGATCTCTTGTCCCTGCGGCTCAGGCCAAGGATTCGATACCTGTTGCGGTCCCTTGATCGCGGGCGCGCCGGCCCCTACGGCCGAAGCGCTGATGCGGTCCCGCTACAGCGCCTTCGTGCACCGGACCTTCGACTACCTGGAGCGGACCCACGCCCCGGAGATCCAGGGAGATTTCAGCCGCTCCGCGGCCGAAAGCCTGGCCGATCAGGTGGAATGGCTGGGACTGGAAATCCGCGGCGTGGAAGGCGGCGGACCCGACGATCAGACGGGCGCCGTGGAATTCGCCGCCCGCTTTTCCCGTCAAGGCCAGGAACAGATCCATCACGAATTGGCCAGCTTCCGGCGCGAGCAGGGAATCTGGGTCTACGTCGACGGCAAGATGAATCCCAAGCCGCCGCCACGCCACGTGGTCAAGGTGGGCCGGAACGATCCCTGCCCTTGCGGGTCGGGAAAGAAGTACAAGAAGTGTTGCGGCACCTGA
- the typA gene encoding translational GTPase TypA, with translation MTELRNIAIIAHVDHGKTTLVDELLKQAGTFRTGQQVAERAMDSNELERERGITILAKCTSVEWKGIRVNIVDTPGHADFGGEVERILGMVDGVILLVDAAEGPMPQTKFVTMKALKLGLRPIVVINKVDRPDARIDEVHEEVFDLFAALDANDEQLDFPLLYASGRNGWASTDQNQQGGDLTPMFDCIVSHVRPPKVEEGPFRMLVTTLESDPFLGRVLTGRVFSGSLPPNATIKALSRDGRELERTRVTKILAFRGLQRMAVPSADAGDIVALSGLQVATVADTLCALEVAEPIKANPIDPPTLTMTFTINDSPLAGQEGDKVTSRVIRDRLLREAEGNVAIRIAESPDKDAFEVAGRGELQLGVLIETMRREGFELSISRPRVLLRKDETTGETLEPLEEVQVDVDEAFAGIVVEAISVRKGELKEMRPSGGGKTRLVFLAPSRGLIGYHGEFLTETRGTGVMSRVFHSYGAFRGTVPGRRNGVLISNGDGNSVAYALNTLEGRGPLFIDPGIRVYQGMIIGEHTRDNDLDVNPLKAKQLTNIRAAGKDDAIRLTPPRRMSLEQAIAYIGDDELVEVTPKSIRLRKRYLDPNERKKAEKAAEIERR, from the coding sequence ATGACCGAACTGCGCAACATCGCCATCATCGCTCACGTCGACCACGGCAAGACCACCCTGGTGGACGAACTTCTGAAGCAGGCGGGAACCTTCCGCACCGGCCAGCAGGTGGCCGAACGCGCCATGGACTCCAACGAACTGGAGCGCGAACGCGGCATCACCATCCTGGCCAAGTGCACCTCGGTGGAATGGAAGGGAATCCGGGTCAACATCGTCGACACGCCGGGGCACGCCGATTTCGGCGGCGAGGTGGAGCGCATCCTGGGCATGGTGGACGGCGTGATCCTGCTGGTGGATGCCGCCGAAGGCCCCATGCCGCAAACCAAGTTCGTCACCATGAAGGCCTTGAAGCTGGGGCTCCGGCCCATCGTGGTCATCAACAAGGTGGACCGCCCCGACGCCCGCATCGACGAGGTGCACGAGGAGGTCTTCGACCTTTTCGCCGCCCTGGACGCCAACGACGAACAGCTCGATTTTCCGCTGCTTTACGCCTCGGGCCGCAATGGCTGGGCCAGCACCGACCAGAACCAGCAGGGCGGCGACCTGACGCCGATGTTCGACTGCATCGTCTCCCACGTGCGCCCGCCCAAGGTGGAGGAAGGCCCCTTCCGCATGCTGGTCACCACCCTGGAATCCGATCCCTTCCTGGGCCGGGTCCTGACCGGGCGGGTGTTTTCGGGCAGCCTGCCTCCCAACGCCACCATCAAGGCGCTCAGCCGCGACGGCCGCGAGTTGGAACGCACCCGCGTGACCAAGATCCTGGCCTTCCGCGGCTTGCAGCGGATGGCGGTTCCATCGGCCGACGCGGGCGACATCGTGGCCCTGTCGGGGCTTCAGGTGGCGACGGTGGCCGACACCCTTTGCGCGCTGGAAGTCGCCGAGCCGATCAAGGCCAATCCCATCGACCCGCCGACCCTGACGATGACCTTCACCATCAACGATTCGCCCCTGGCGGGCCAGGAAGGCGACAAGGTGACCTCACGGGTGATCCGCGACCGCCTGTTGCGCGAGGCGGAAGGCAATGTCGCCATCCGCATCGCCGAAAGCCCCGACAAGGACGCCTTCGAGGTGGCCGGGCGCGGCGAATTGCAGTTGGGCGTGCTGATCGAGACCATGCGCCGCGAGGGCTTCGAGCTGTCCATCAGCCGGCCGCGCGTGCTGCTGCGCAAGGATGAAACCACCGGCGAGACCCTGGAGCCCCTGGAGGAAGTCCAGGTCGACGTGGACGAGGCCTTCGCCGGCATCGTCGTCGAGGCGATCAGCGTCCGCAAGGGCGAGTTGAAGGAAATGCGCCCCTCGGGCGGCGGAAAGACCCGCCTGGTCTTCCTGGCGCCGTCGCGGGGCCTGATCGGCTATCACGGCGAGTTCCTCACCGAAACCCGGGGCACCGGCGTGATGAGCCGCGTCTTCCATTCCTACGGGGCCTTCCGTGGCACGGTGCCCGGCCGGCGCAACGGCGTGCTGATCTCGAACGGGGACGGCAATTCGGTAGCCTACGCGCTGAACACCCTGGAAGGGCGGGGTCCGCTGTTCATCGATCCGGGCATCCGGGTCTACCAGGGCATGATCATCGGCGAGCATACCCGGGACAACGACCTGGACGTCAACCCTCTGAAGGCCAAGCAGCTGACCAACATCCGCGCCGCCGGCAAGGATGACGCCATCCGCCTGACGCCGCCCCGGCGCATGAGCCTGGAACAGGCCATCGCCTACATCGGCGACGACGAACTGGTGGAAGTGACGCCCAAATCCATCCGGCTGCGCAAGCGCTACCTGGACCCCAACGAGCGCAAGAAGGCGGAAAAGGCGGCGGAGATCGAAAGGCGGTAG
- a CDS encoding pentapeptide repeat-containing protein, translated as MDQRQLDVVLEAHMLWGRSRGAQGTRAMLGGQDLRDLDLQGADLQNADLRGANLTGANLSGADLRGANLVFSVLLNTKLCSALLAGSDLTEADLRGADLTGADLTAAELWRVNIKGAKIAPETLHAALNCRRP; from the coding sequence ATGGATCAACGGCAGTTGGATGTAGTGCTCGAGGCCCACATGCTGTGGGGCCGGTCGCGGGGCGCCCAGGGCACCCGGGCCATGCTGGGCGGGCAGGACCTCAGGGACCTGGACCTGCAGGGCGCCGACCTGCAGAACGCCGACCTGCGCGGCGCCAACCTGACGGGAGCCAACCTCTCGGGCGCCGACCTGAGGGGCGCCAACCTGGTGTTTTCCGTGCTGCTGAACACCAAGTTGTGCAGCGCCCTGCTGGCCGGGTCGGACCTGACGGAAGCGGACCTGCGGGGCGCCGACCTGACGGGTGCCGACCTGACGGCGGCGGAACTCTGGCGGGTCAACATCAAGGGAGCGAAGATCGCGCCGGAGACCCTTCACGCCGCCCTCAACTGCCGGCGGCCGTGA
- a CDS encoding RNA-binding S4 domain-containing protein has translation MRIDKWLWHARFFKSRTLAGKACTAGGFRLNGTPTGKAHALVKPGDVLTFPLGPHIRVIRVVALGTRRGPAPEAQGLYKDLDPPRAKPPNPGSPALRAAGTGRPTKKERRAIERLRSGSEQET, from the coding sequence TTGCGAATCGACAAGTGGCTCTGGCATGCCCGTTTCTTCAAGAGCCGGACCCTGGCCGGCAAGGCCTGCACGGCCGGCGGCTTCCGCCTGAACGGCACCCCGACCGGCAAGGCCCATGCCTTGGTCAAGCCGGGCGATGTGCTGACGTTTCCCTTGGGGCCCCATATTCGGGTGATCCGGGTCGTCGCCCTCGGCACCCGGCGCGGTCCGGCGCCGGAAGCCCAAGGACTCTACAAGGATCTGGACCCGCCTAGGGCCAAGCCGCCGAATCCCGGCTCTCCGGCCTTGAGGGCCGCTGGCACCGGCCGCCCGACAAAGAAGGAGCGCCGGGCTATCGAACGGCTACGGTCGGGTTCCGAGCAAGAAACCTGA